In a single window of the Raphanus sativus cultivar WK10039 chromosome 9, ASM80110v3, whole genome shotgun sequence genome:
- the LOC108829963 gene encoding uncharacterized protein At5g50100, chloroplastic: MATRGAAAAFVIWKHRSNPSLRSQSSHHFYPVFKPQIIPKGFRYQIRAIQGASVDPVTQLKNNDEPKPENWKIKMLYDGDCPLCMREVNMLKERNEENGTIKFVDISSDDYSPQENQGLDYKTVMGQIHAIQSDGNVVTGVEAFRKLYEEVGLGWVYTITKFEPIGKVADAVYDFWAKYRLQVTGRPPIEAILEARKKNKVETCGDSKACKT, translated from the exons ATGGCAACGCGAGGAGCTGCTGCTGCGTTCGTAATATGGAAGCACCGAAGCAACCCTTCTCTTCGATCTCAATCATCACACCATTTCTATCCCGTTTTCAAACCTCAAATCATCCCAAAAG GGTTTAGATATCAAATTAGGGCGATACAAGGAGCAAGTGTTGATCCCGTTACACAATTAAAGAACAACGATGAGCCAAAACCTGAGAATTGGAAAATCAAAATGCTTTACGATGGGGATTGCCCTCTCTGTATGCGTGAG GTTAATATGCTTAAGGAAAGGAATGAGGAAAATGGAACGATAAAGTTCGTTGACATCAGTTCCGATGATTATTCCCCGCAAGAGAATCAAGGGCTTGATTACAAAACA GTTATGGGGCAAATCCACGCGATTCAGTCCGATGGAAATGTGGTAACGGGTGTGGAG GCATTTAGGAAACTATATGAGGAGGTTGGGCTTGGGTGGGTTTACACTATCACTAAATTTGAACCA ATAGGGAAGGTAGCTGATGCAGTGTATGATTTCTGGGCTAAGTATCGACTTCAGGTCACAG GGCGGCCACCTATAGAAGCTATTTTGGAAGCGAGAAAGAAAAATAAG GTAGAGACATGTGGTGACAGTAAGGCGTGCAAGACGtga
- the LOC130499638 gene encoding uncharacterized protein LOC130499638 gives MASSSSYSFVLTMTILSQFLLAPTSALTNGEYIDANCQRVKNITFCVDTLTTYPPTVSATSLLQLAEAVINLAIAHAEKTAGFAAETAKNEAALKTQFSECHDAYVSIVASLKSASLELKETPDTANYDVMVSSDDTSRVKDLVGKNLDKSSKTLMEMTLQMEKLLDIAAGATDAVDDDDENIRRRT, from the exons ATGGCTTCTTCCTCAAGTTATTCCTTCGTCCTTACAATGACAATCTTGTCACAATTTCTCTTAGCCCCAACATCAGCTTTGACCAATGGAGAATATATCGATGCCAACTGCCAACGGGTCAAAAACATAACATTTTGTGTCGACACATTAACCACCTATCCTCCCACGGTTTCTGCCACCAGCCTG TTACAATTGGCGGAAGCCGTAATCAACCTAGCAATAGCCCATGCTGAGAAGACAGCTGGTTTTGCTGCCGAGACAGCCAAGAACGAGGCAGCACTGAAGACCCAGTTCAGCGAGTGCCATGACGCCTATGTATCTATTGTTGCGTCTCTAAAAAGTGCATCATTGGAGCTTAAGGAAACACCAGACACTGCAAACTACGACGTCATGGTCTCTAGTGATGACACTAGTCGCGTGAAGGATTTGGTTGGGAAAAACTTGGACAAATCATCCAAGACGCTCATGGAGATGACATTGCAGATGGAAAAACTTCTTGATATCGCTGCTGGTGCCACCGATGCTGTTGATGACGACGACGAGAACATACGTCGTCGTACTTAA